A region of the Melospiza melodia melodia isolate bMelMel2 chromosome 14, bMelMel2.pri, whole genome shotgun sequence genome:
CatcccagtgctgccaggagagagagaggtggAAAGTGGCCATTCACATAGCTCCAAGGTCTGCATTTCTTCACACCCTCCCAAATGGAGAACGAGCTGTAAAGCCGTAGCTACTGAACAGAAGGGTGACTCAGTCCAATGTTGGGAGAGTGTGCTGTGGTACTCTATCAGGGCAGACAGAGTCCTGAGCTCTTGTTATCCTGGCCAGCTGCATTCATGAAATAGAGCCTATTTTAGCCACTCACCCATTGCATGCTCAGAAGCAGAGACCACAGCAGCTCACTGCTTTGACCTCACTGGAATGATGATCTCTGACTTTTAGCCCTGGCAGGCAATGTTGCCTCAGTAATTTGGGGTCACCCACCTTTCTCTAGTCAACCAGTGCCACATCAAAGCAACACAGCTGATACACGTGCTCAGGCACAGGTCTTCTTTCATTTTCTCACTCCAGAAAATGCTCTGTGAGTCCTCCTGAGGGCTGACCCTTTGGCTCTTCCTACATAACTTTTACCTTTAGTCCCTGAACACAGAATCTGGCATAGCATCCATTgctgggggctggagctgggcatgcTCTTCCATAAGGTTCCCCAGCAGGTGGTCAGTTTTCCTTTGCAGGTAGGGCATTCACAAAGGGCCATGTTAAGCCCTGTCCATTTTATATATACTGTGGCTCTGCCCTTACCTGTGGAAAGGTGAATTCTTGGAGCTCTCTTACACGTGGTAATTGCTGAGGTAGAAAACTGATGAGAATGAAGCAAATTGTAACTTTAGAGTGTGGATTTTCCTGGCCTCCCGACCTGCTAACAGACAAAGTTGCAGATAGCTCTGGTTTTGCTTAGGCTTTACCACACTATCAAGTGCAGGAACGGTTTTTATTGCGCTGGGTCGTGGCCTGTGGTTAATGTAAGGGAAGACTTGCCTGCAGGTGAGGAGCCTGCTCTCACTGGCCTGTCTGAAATACCCTGTGCCTGCATCCACTGCTGCATCTAcaccctgatggtgtgggggtgaTGTTCAAGCCAAGCACGGTGTTCTCCAGCCGCAGGCATGACACAGGTCAGCCAGAGTCACGCTCTTCACCCCAGCCCATCTCAGCCTCTTGCACCCACACTCTCCAATTCCCCCTGAGCAAAGCATTCCTTCCCCTGCCCTTGCTCTGTTACATGCCCAGCAGATCCGTGTGTCCATATGTTTGCTCAGATCAAGAGAGCTCTGGATCTCACTGCCCATGCTGTTCTTCCTACTTTTGGCATTGATAGACACGTAGCTGAAAATGACCGTACTGCAAAGCAGGCAACCCCCAAAATGCTGTGAACACGACAGCCAGGCCTCTGCAGACTCAGCACATAAAATGGGTCACTAGCGGGGGCATTTCACTCCCACAACTCCATGTGCCCGCCTTTCTTTTTCCTTGCCATTGAAGTTATTTGCATGTAAACAAGTAAAACTAAGGCAAGGGGTAACAAAGTGACGGTGAGGATCGGTGAGGGGAAAGGGAGGCGTCCCACAGTCCTGCTCTGGCGACTGCATCCTCTCGCAGCTCCTGCCGGCTGCCTCCCCAGAGCTCTgatcctggtgctgctgcagaaagAAAGGCCCATTGAGAAGTCTGGCTCCAAATTAGCATTTGAATTCCCTTGTAGCCTGTTGTCAGATGGGCAGGAGGTGAGTGCTAGTCTCGGTTGCTCAGCGCTGATACACAAAGGTGGCTTTAAAAGGTCCTTATTTTTCTGAAGGCAAGAAATGCATTGCTCAGACTGTGGATACTTTcttctttataatttttttctttccctctcccaTTGTTCTCCGTTTCACCCCTTTCCTGGGTCAGGCTGAGCCACAGATAGACACGTCTGGGTATTGTTAGCCCTGTCTGACCTACTTCTCTCCCTCCCCTCGGCCCCGTGTTATGGATGCTGGTGCTATGGAAACCTGCTTGACATGCCAGTGCCACAAAGCCGGGGCCACCAGCTGCACCCTTTTTTCCTGGCCCCAAGGGAGTTTCCCTCCCAAACAGCTTCCCAAAGAAGGTTAGCAGCCCTGCTTTCCGGGGAAATTCAAGGCTGTTCTCCATCCCTTCCACCAAGCCGTGCCCCGGAGGGACTGGGGCGCTCTTCCGTGGGCTTGGGGGCACCGATGCTGTTCTTCCTCATGACAGAACAAAATATTTCGGTCTGGTGGCCGCTTGTAAAGCCCACGCTGCCCACACCAGACCGTATCCGGCACGGGCCAGCACGTCACGGATAGGGAAGTACACGTGGGTGTCCTTGAAGTTTTCAAGATAATAAGCTAGAAAAGTTCTGCACCTTGATCCCAAAGCCTTCCAGGAACCTGGCTGGGATCCTGGGAACGCGGCGGTGGCAGCGCCTGCGTCCCGGCTGTGCCTGCGGCGGGTGGCAGCGGCTGTGTGCGGGGACAGGGCTCTGCACTTCCACCGTCACTCGCGTGGAACCCGCCCCGCCGGGAACAGAGCCTTGTTTACAAGTTCAGCCTCTGTACCTCCTGTGATAAAAAAAGTTCTCGCTGGTTCTGCGGGTTTCCTTTGCTCTCTGCTGGCCTCCCATCCGGCTGCCTGCTTATCCGGGGAGCCTGTGGCACTATCAGAGTGGATTTGCTTCCAAACACCGCATACCAAACGTTTTTTCTCCCCGCTGCTGGCAATGAGCTGGCAGCCGTAAGGGGAGGAAGCAGGAAGGAGCTCTGGACTCCGCAGAGCGCTTTGCTTTATGTCTGTCGTGAGCGTCCTCAGGAGATTCCTGCGAGGCTCCAGGACTGCCCTACCCAATACCTTAAAGCCAGAGCCTGGCCCAGCACGGATCAAACTGGAAGCAGGCAGATCCGTGGATGAGTGCCAGAGGCCGTGGCAGTGCCGGCTGCCCGGTGAGCGCCGCCCCGGGCCCCTCTCGGGGTGCAGCCAGCGGGGCAGGGGCACAGGCGGCGGGCCCGGGGTGCAGCCAGCGGGGCAGGGGCACAGGCGGCGGGCCCGGGGCCGTCGGTGGTCGCTGCTCTCGGACACCCCCgggccccgctgcccccgggcCCGCCCTCGCTCAGCCGCGGGCCGCCGGCGCCCTCTCCCGACGCCGGGGagaagcggcggggccggggcggccggAGCGGGCGCAAGTCGCGGGCGGAACGGGGACACGAGTCCCGACGGGGGCGGGGCTGACGGCCTGGGCCTGGCCCCCATGGCGGGGGCAGCGGTGGGACCCTCCTTCCCTCTCAGCGCTGCACCGGAGCCCACGGGATAGCAGCAATGCCGCTGGCGGCTGGGTCACCTTTTATCTGGGGCTCACGGGGCGGGTTTCACACCTGAGGGATGCACGGTGACCCGGGGTGGAGGTGCAGCCCCCCAGCacaccctgtgccagcccagcggGCCCTCAGCACTTCTGCAGCAGGATCAGGCGGGCACATTGGTGCCATACAGCACCATCACAGCGTGCTGGGCAGCAGCGTCACGAATTCGAGTAAATCCCAAAATCATTGACTGTTTGAACCATCGATCGGTGTAAAGTGGTTTTCTTTGACTGATGAAGCAACAGAGCAATGACAGCAGCCCTGGTGGAGGGGAGCATCTTCTCTTCTGCTCAGGGCACCTGAAATGGCCCCTCTGACAGTGGTTTGAAGGACTGATGATGTGCCTGTCAGATTTTCTGTGGCAGAACTGGCGGCAGTTCTGCCACATAACTGGTGACAGGACTGGCAGCCACCAAGACCAGAGCCTGACTGCACCGTGCCAGGATTTTTAATGGTCTTCTGTGCATCCAAGGGGAGAAGCCAGCTACAATCTCACTGCTGAATCATTAATTTCCCTCCTCTGAGTCATCCTGCGGCCCTGTCAAACACAGAGAGGACACAGGCGGAGCTAAGGTGGGCAGTGCAGGTTGATACAGTGGGTTTAGAAACTTGGATGTAGGATAAAAGACAGAGATTGTGTCTACAGAACCAAGGAGCACCCACTTTGACTAACCTCAGAAAGCAGAGTTTTGATTTGGAGTCAGGACCTGcaccagcagctggggctggtccTTCTGCATTAACTCTCTGGGAGGTGACTGGTTATACTGGTACAAAGGTGAAGACTGGGGAGCATCTTCAGGAGATGGTAGGACCTGTTAATGCAAAGGCTAAGTGAAATCTCACTGTGAAATCTGTTCCTCCTTGACCATGCTAAGGCACAGCCAGGGTTAAACTATGCTCAGACTTTTCTGAAATGTGTCACCAAAGATGCCAGGAGAAAAAGTTATTGTTTATCTTGCTGTGACACCTGAGGATTTTGGTGaggatggggccctgctgtgctgaaaACTTTGCAGAGACAAGTGTTGTACAGTTACTTTTGTTTGGCTTTAAGCCTTACCCTGCAGCATTTGCCAGTTTCAATGCAGCAGCATGACTCCAAGGCAGGAGAGCCTGAAAGGGAAATCATCTGGATGCTTTGTTGGAGAAGCCAATTTAAAATGcatggaaggaaaagaaacaatgTGAAAAATTAATCATTTCCTCCAAAAAGCCCCTCCCTTTTGTTCTTACAGTCTAGATATGCCTACTgctgggaaaaggaggggagagcagtgggctTTACAATGTGGTTGGACTGGCATCATGCTCATGCAATTATTTTCACTCTCTGGGTTTGCTGTGAATTCCCCCATGATGACACACAGAGCACTGCTGGCATTTCCTGTGGCACAACATGAAGGCACCAGTGGCAAAAAGCATCAGTACTGTGCATACTGGACTCATGAAAATGCAGCTCCTTCTGATGCAGGAGGGACCTGAGCACTGGGTAAACCACTTTTTGGTTCTGAGTGGCTCAGTCCCCAATCCATGAGCTCAACATCTCCAAAATTCAGCTTCTCCCTCCTCAGAGCTCTCCTCCCATGGCACACAGGGTTGCAGGCTTTGTTGGATTGCATGTCAGGGAAACAAAGGCAGCCACCTTGCACTCACACACTCATGTTTCTGTTCTGTGCCAGCTGCAGACTCACAGAGACACCCAGCACAGCAAGTTCAGTGACCTTTTATTTGTGCCTGTGGACACCGGGCCGAGTTCAAAGTGGCACACGCAGCAGTGGTGGTGAGTTTGCTCAGTCTGATTTACAGCAGTGGCTGATAACCAGCATGAGGGCACCAACAGACTTTTGCACAACATGTTGGTGGCTACTTCAGTTTATCCCTCACCTCTTTTGTTATGTCTCAGCCCACATCTGGTTCCAAACAAATGCCTTTCTTAGGTGTGGGCCTTGGAAAACTGGCATGAATCCGTGTTCTGTGCCTGGGCTGAGGGCAGAGCCGCTGGATAATGGGGAACATGTGGCACTTCCCTTTGGCAGCTCACTGGGAAACTCAGACTGAGAAGAGTTTCTTTTATATGTCCTCGTTCTGGGCTGTTGTTTCCACGTCAGACAGGATGGAGCCGCCAGATGTGGAGCACTTGGCACACCAAGTGCCATGGGGGAAAAATATCTTCTAAacagctcagcagctcctgccagtgcTGGACAGTGAGGAAGGAGGTGTTAAAAGCTCGGGTGAGGGTGGATTTCTCATTGAGGGTTGTAGAGTTGTAGCCAGTGTGTTAAGGCAAGCCAGAGGGAGCAGGACTCGAAGATGAGGACAGTGGTGTATAGTATTCACAGAGAAAGCCCCaatgaagggaggaatgatgaggaggactccatcttatcagaaggctaattaattactttattatactatattacactatgttacattacatctaaactgaatctgccaagcactcaactgcacacaATTGCAgcatctcatgactgtcagctgacagtcctgacacacacacacaggcttggccctgataggccaatgaaacaaaacaccatcactttgggtaaaccaactccatattgcattccacattggcacaaacacaggcacagcaaatgagataagaattgtttttcctttctctgaggctcagagaatgtgaaaaccagaaatattcttgagaagtcgtgccttgcttttctctgtgaggagaaatgtgggTACAGTGGTGAAGCTCAGAGGAGTGGGTCATGCTGTGAGAAGCTGGAGGACGTTCAGCCCCACATAGTGAGAGAGGAAGAAATGCAGGATGCCCAGGGCTGACACTGCAATGAGAATCCAGAGAACTCCAGCGCTGAAGTATATCGGGGCGAGTCTGGTGGGAGAGAGGCAGCTGCTGACACCGAGCTTCCCGCCTGGAACagccccttcctccctgcagagGTGGGTGGAAAGGcagtccctggctgtcccctgcccCCTGCATGGGGTCCCAAGCCCTGCTTCCATCTCAAGGGAGCAAACACACACCCCCAAAAGGGcttggggcagccccagccttgcCCAGTATCtgtgtggctgccccagccctgtgtcCATGTTCACATCATGCCTCGGAGACAAGGCTGAGTCATGCAGGAGCCCCAGAGCACCCAAGAGTCTCGAGCTTTCCCAAAGAACATTATGTTTCCAAAAACGACCCCCCCAAGGGTTACTGTGCAGTCCCCTGAGGGctgctgtgtgtgtgagtgtgtaagAGTGTGCAAGAGTGTGCATGAGTGTGTTTACCTTTCTGAGGATGATGCCTTGTATCCCATAAAGTAGCAGTAGCGGGCGTAGAGATAGAGCACACCCAAGGCTGCAGCCAGACCTGTGTTTAGGAGAGATCACAGTGACATCTCCAAAGGCTTTTCAGAGCTACTTGGAACCAAGGAGGTAGCCCAAAGTGAAGGAATAGAGACTCTGTGTCATCTGGCTGTACCCTCCCATCAGAGACAAAATTACTGCTTAATTTGTTGTTCAGAAGTTGAGCAGGACCTGATGACAGAGGCAGCACACAGGGGAACAGATCCAGTGACAAGCCAGGTAATGGGATATTCTCACCTTGATGGAAGAAGAGTCCAGCCTGCCACAGAAGTGCCAGGAAGATGGGAAAATACTCAGAGGAGTTCACCCTGGCAGGAAAGAGAAAGGTCATAAACTAGGGAAAGGAAGGAAGCTCTTCCTCTTTTGCTTCCCCTAGCAGTTTCCAGACACTGGAGGCTTTTGCTTTTTAGGACTAGTGTTGTCATAAAAAGCCTCCAGACTCCAGTTCCCATCCCAGCTTTATTCACAGAAATTAAACAATGGAAAGAAGAAGGTCTCCAGGTTACAAGAAATAAAGTAAAAGATTCCCAGGTCAGACTGTGCACAGAAAGGCTCCATGAACCATTCCCATTGCTGCTTCCCAAGTGCTGCCGCTCAAACCCTGCTGCCCATGCCCCAAAGCCCCAGGCTGTAGGGAAGGTCTGTCCCTCAAGTACAcaaggccagagcagcctgggctttGTGCGGGAGTTGGAGGGAGCACATAACTCTTGGGATTGTTTGTATGCCATGCCCTATCCTCCCAAAGGCACAGTAGCACCAAAAGATGCTGGATGAAGCTGAGTCTAGGCTAGTGAAGGAGCAAAGAAGGGGATGGCTGAGGGGATCCAGCTCAAGCTACTCAGTTGCTTTTTTTCCAGTGGTCAGCTACAACAATATGAAAGCTCCTccctccccactgcagccctAGCACAGAAGTCACAGCAGAGATGCTGGGTTATCCTCATCCCAGCACCAGCTGAGATCTCTCTGGGAACTTGTCCTTCCCAGTGAGTGAGattcagagcagggctgaagcTGCCTGAGGTTTGGATAAAACCAATCTAAGTCTCAGGCACCAAGGGTTATGTCTTTGTGAGCCCTTCACTGTACAGCAGAGATTCCTGTGTTTCTATCAGCAGTGGCTGGTTTAGGACTCAAGAGCCAACCCAATTCTGACGCTGACTCTTCAACACATTGCTTAACCTGGTAAGGGAGGTAATTGCTTAATTACAGTTCCAGGAAAAGAATAGCAAAGCAGGGGAAAGGCAGTGCCATTAGTGAGATCTGACAAACATCAAGTAAGAGGAATTTCTTACTGTGCTCGAAAGATCCTTTCAAATTCAGGAGGGCCTGAGATCTTTGGAGGTGAAATGCCAAACAACCTCCTAGCATAGATCACCTGGAGGAAGAAGTAGGCTGCAGCAAAAGAGAGAAAAGTAGCAGTGGTCAGTCCTGGCCATGGTCAGTCCTATGGCTGGGCATGCTGGAGTCAGGAGTTGGCCAGAGGCTGAGGAAAAAGATCTGCAGTCTCCTCCTAACCCCACACCTCCAGGAGAGAAAGTTAGAATAAAATCCCAGGTACCTtttagagaaggaaaaggaatgaCCCAGAGCAATAGTGAAGCAAGTCATGTACTACCAGTGTTATCTGCTTTCTTGTATAATCAGCAGATGGTAAAATTATTACACAGTTCAGATGCACTTTATTACCGACAATTTCAAGGCTTTTTCATTcgtttaattttttcttcttctaaattCTGATATCTGTGTGGGGATGGAACTGATGCCACAGATAGGCCAGCCAGATACTGAATTAAATTGGCATGCAAtgtggacctgtggctgggagatgtTCCATGTGGCCACCACAGCCCATACTTCCACCTTTTCATGCAGCAGAGCTTTTTGTATGCTCACATCTACATGCACTTCAGGAGTTGCTGTAAACCCAAAGAGGGAAATTCTACATGTTTGCAGAGGGAAAGATCTACCAAAAAAATTCTGAATGGAGGGGGTAGGTCAGTTTAGAGAAGGGGCTTCTCCTGCATTCATTTGATTGAATGCTCTCCAGAACCCAAACAAGATATCAGTTCCCTGCCTGAAAAGCAATGAAGTGCCAGTGCAACAGGAGACATTAAATACGAAAGCAAAAGAAAATCAGTGGAGTTACAATAGGTTGATCCAGCCAGTACCTGAGCACACACATCCAATGGTGCCTACCTTGCTCCAGGACTCCCAGGACTGTCACGGCAGCCAGCCAATGAATCTGATCCAACATACTGACTTCTCCAGAACCTAGAAATCTTATTTCTTGGTCAGAAGTTCCCCTGGCCAGGTTCAGTCCTTGCTGATGTGGCAGTTTGCAATGGTATCTGGCAGCCTGTGTTTGTTCTAACTGAACAAAGCAAAGATTTAGTCGGTGGTACTGACAAGCAGAGCAGCCTGGTGCCCGTTATCACATGCGCTGTGGAAATGGAAATCAGTGGAGACAGGTTTAAAGGAGTATTTCCTTTCCTGCCCCGCCCTCTTCCAGGAACAGAGTTAAGAGGAAGTGGAAAAGCCAGTAGACTGACAAATGTGAGAGATAAGGGAACTGGAGCTGAATGGATGGACAAAAGTCTATAGCCCACTAATCCACTCCCCCCAGGGCATCTGCTTTAGGCCAGGGCACATCCCCTCTGCTGATGTTGCAGGAGAAACCAAAGCTCTGCTTGGGCTGTTGAGTAACACCAGAGCACAGGCACATTCCAAGGTACATATCCCTGTGTACATAATCCTACCTAGGCTCTGGTAGCATGTGCTGGGCACAGTGAATGACTTATGGCCCCAACACTGAGACCCTCCATGAAAAACACTCTGAGAGGGTAAGAGAGGATGTGATAAAGTATTAAAGCTCTCCAGAGCTGTCCTACACACTGATTTTTTGTCTGGGGATGGGTCCTGCAGAATGACAGGACACCAAGGGGGTTTCAGAGGCAGCTCTTATCCCAGAAATGCTGGGAGATGTGCATTTAAGGCTTCTGATCAATCCTCAGTGCAATCAATTCTCACCACAAACACCAGAGTGAGCTCTTTGTGGGGAAAAACCTACAGAATTCATCACGACAtagcaaaaagaaaattacattttcaCCTGTCAGAAGAGACCCATTTGTCTCTTAGTTCCCATCTAACAGCACAATAGCTGGCACAGACAGGATCTGCTGGGACCACCAGCTTTGTTTCCTTCCTCTCTCTTCATTCAATGAATTCTCCCATCAGACCAGGGCAAAAGGAAAGCAGCTTAAAACAAAGTGATCGTTGAACACCACTATTATAGAAAGTTATATTAAAGCAGTTTACAGAAATTACATTGTACACCTGATGTCTTTGATAGGCTTTCTAAGAAGCAATATGCTGGTTCTGGTTTTCTGCCTCTCTATAAGCTATAAAAGCACCCAAAATGGCTATAACAATGTCCCAGCTTGGTGTTTTTCAAAATATCAAATACACACCCCATTGTTTTTCAAACACCAGCTCTAAGACTAATTCCTTTATTTCAGAACTGAACCTTTTTCATTGCAGTGACTGTTTAGAAATATGAGGAACATTGTGTCTATTTAGTTGTCAAAGAAATTAAGAACTCCACTGTGTCCCCTCAAGAAGGGCAGAGGTCTTGCAGTGCTTAATGATGTTTGATTTCCCTTTGCTCCTGTCTGATAACAGCCTGCTAgttacagaaaataaagaaaacaacagAGCAGAAAGGATTGGAGCTTACACCTCCATCAGATGACAGTGCACTGTGAGCTGTATCAACAGTGTCAAATGTGTGCAAAGGAATCtgggccaggaggagctgcactggCTGCCACAGAGCATTCCTGCTCTCCAGATCATCACTAAACACAAAATACTTCTAGCATCATTTTCTGTCATCATCTAGCATGATCTAAATATAATAAAGGCCaacagaaacatgaatgaataaaCAAGCACAGATGTCTCccccctcctccttcctcctccataAGCATAATTTTTCAAGCTGTTTTTAAATTTCTGAAGAGCACAACCTTTTTTTGTCCCTGTTTGTCACCATCAGAACTCCCTTTATTTTCCATTCTCCCTCAGTGCTTACCAGGAACAGGCACAAGTACCCCAGTCCCAGCCCCAAATGCTCTGGGTGACAGACTTGTCATGGGTGACAGCCTCTGCACCCATGGACCCCAGCATATTGTGATACCTCATCCTCCAATGCTGCCAGGGCCGAGTTCCCTTCTAGGCAAAGACAAGTCCTGCAGTCCCAGGTGCACCTCAGGGGGATTTGCTGAGCAGGAGCCACTGAAATGCTGCACCCCTCTCCCACTGCCTGGCTCTGCACTCCAGGGTTTGCTGTGTTAATGTGGCCCCAGCCAGAGGGCACAGACCAAAGTCCTCACACCTCCCAGTGAGTCAGCACTGCAGGTATTTCTCTGTGCCCATGCTTGCTTTTGCCACCTCTTCCTGCAGCCAATAATCCTTTCTGCCTCCTAATTTTCACTGTGGGGATACACTCTTAGCTGGACTGCAGCACCAATAGGGATTAAAATAAATCTTGGGAAGAAAAATGATCAACGCAGTgccttggaggagtttttaagcATCCATAGGGTTACAGCACCTATTACTTGCCCGGAGCAGCAGGGCAAGGAGAAGCCAGCAGTGCTGAATCCAGCACTGTTACATGCAGAAACATCCCCTGGAAATTTCAGGAGCGTACAACAGCTCAAGAGCTTTCTGTCAGTGGAAGGGAGAACATTTTGCAGATGAGCAACTTACCCTTCAGCTATGAAGCATGGAGGTGCTCGTTCTTCCAATCCTATTGCACAAATATGGAAATATTTTCTAACGCAGCTCGTCCTTGTGCTTCCTTTCCTTCTGAATCCTTTTGCAGCCACTATGTACATCCAAACCCATGACTGTGGGACTTCTTGTGAGAACAGTTACTGTCTTTGTAACAACCACAAAGAAAAAAGAGGGGAGGGTTTGTTCAAAAGAATTTTTTGTCACAGAGAAGAAAGAATTTTTCTAGTTCGAGAGAAAGAAAGACAGTTCAGCCCCGAGCAACTCAGTCTGTTCCACTACAACTGCTCGGGGTGGGGTGGTGGGGCTGGTGATACACCCTCCTGACCTCCCATTCCCATGGAGGCTGCTCTTAAACTCAGACT
Encoded here:
- the LOC134424752 gene encoding leukotriene C4 synthase-like; its protein translation is MLDQIHWLAAVTVLGVLEQAYFFLQVIYARRLFGISPPKISGPPEFERIFRAQVNSSEYFPIFLALLWQAGLFFHQGLAAALGVLYLYARYCYFMGYKASSSERLAPIYFSAGVLWILIAVSALGILHFFLSHYVGLNVLQLLTA